The genomic DNA TTATTGGCGACTGGCCAGTTGCGGGCCCAGTCGCAGGCCACGATCAGGCCCACACCACGCCACACCAGGCCCGCCCCGGGCCACGAGGAGCAGCGCTTGAACCCACTGGAAACCGCCGGGCAACCCGGCACGATCGAGCAGCCGGTGCGCCGTCATCGCGGCGGCACGATCGAAACCGTCGACGATCACGTCGGCCAGGAGTGGCCGGTTGCGCTCGTCTTCAACGGTATTTCGCACGCTGTGATGATGTGCACGCCGCGCGATCTCGAAGCGTTCGCGGTCGGCTTTGCGGTGTCCGAAGGGATTGTCGACCGCAATGCCGACATTCAGGACATCGAGGTTGAACTGCATGAAAACGGCAATGCCGACAGCCGGATGCCGTATGCGGAAGTGCAATTGACGGTCGTGCAGCAAGCCTTCGTCGCGTTGAAGGAAAAGCGCCGCGCGCTAGCCGGGCGGACCGGCTGCGGCGTATGCGGGATCGAGAGCATCGATCTGCTCGATCTGCAGCCGGAGCACGTGCCCGATACCGGCTTCTTGCAGCGCCTTGCACCGGACGCGATTGCGCGCGCGGCGCGCGAGCTGCCCAAACATCAGGCGTTGACGCAACTCACCGGCGGGCTGCACGCCGCCGCGTGGTGCGATGCGAGCGGCGCGATCCGCTATGCGTTCGAAGATGTCG from Paraburkholderia edwinii includes the following:
- the fdhD gene encoding formate dehydrogenase accessory sulfurtransferase FdhD; the encoded protein is MNPLETAGQPGTIEQPVRRHRGGTIETVDDHVGQEWPVALVFNGISHAVMMCTPRDLEAFAVGFAVSEGIVDRNADIQDIEVELHENGNADSRMPYAEVQLTVVQQAFVALKEKRRALAGRTGCGVCGIESIDLLDLQPEHVPDTGFLQRLAPDAIARAARELPKHQALTQLTGGLHAAAWCDASGAIRYAFEDVGRHNALDKLIGQLVLDRADTKDGFVFLSSRASYELVRKAARVGVPMVATISAPSSLAISIAREAGIRLVSFCRENSYVDYDTV